One window of Mesoaciditoga lauensis cd-1655R = DSM 25116 genomic DNA carries:
- the truA gene encoding tRNA pseudouridine(38-40) synthase TruA, translating into MKVACVVEYDGTNFHGSQYHPTVRTVQGELNKAIEVIFKRHLKTDMAGRTDAGVHANYQVFSFDRINPRMTEKNVKEALNSILPEDMRVRDVWFTADNFSPRVAAVKRIYQYFIYNRKEKDIFLRKRAWWFPYELDIEKMREAASYLEGYHDFTSFVSKDKHDDRSPMRTIYRIRIIRISRFIMVRVEGKSYLKRMVRNIVGTLVKVGVGTWEPSYVKELLDMKDRSKAGATAPAHGLYLYKVLFDEKFSKE; encoded by the coding sequence ATGAAGGTTGCTTGCGTAGTCGAATATGATGGAACGAATTTTCATGGTTCGCAATACCATCCAACGGTACGCACGGTTCAGGGAGAACTCAACAAAGCCATAGAAGTCATATTCAAAAGGCACTTGAAAACGGATATGGCTGGAAGAACGGATGCAGGGGTACACGCAAATTATCAGGTGTTCTCCTTTGACAGGATAAACCCCCGCATGACTGAAAAAAACGTAAAAGAGGCTTTGAACTCTATATTACCAGAAGACATGAGGGTAAGAGATGTATGGTTCACAGCTGATAACTTCTCCCCAAGAGTGGCAGCCGTTAAAAGGATATACCAATATTTCATATACAACAGGAAAGAAAAGGACATATTTTTAAGGAAGAGGGCATGGTGGTTCCCGTACGAATTGGATATCGAAAAGATGAGGGAAGCCGCCAGCTATTTGGAAGGTTACCATGATTTTACATCGTTCGTTTCCAAAGATAAACACGACGATAGGAGCCCGATGAGAACCATTTACAGAATAAGGATCATCAGGATTTCCAGGTTTATAATGGTAAGGGTAGAAGGAAAGTCTTATTTGAAAAGAATGGTTAGAAATATAGTTGGAACTTTGGTTAAAGTTGGAGTTGGAACGTGGGAACCTTCCTACGTGAAAGAACTTTTGGATATGAAGGATAGAAGCAAAGCGGGGGCTACGGCTCCCGCGCATGGTCTTTATCTTTACAAAGTACTATTCGATGAGAAATTTTCCAAGGAGTGA
- a CDS encoding TlyA family RNA methyltransferase has product MKKRLDELLVERGFFHSQSRAKAEILEGNVIVNGQLADKAGKKVNDDVEIQLKKKSPYVSRGAHKLLKAIEEFKIDLKGKTCADFGASTGGFTQVMLENGAEKVYSVDVGYGQFSWKLRNDPRVVVMERTNARFLKKEDFSDEIDFISCDLSFISLRLILPVVKDVLVNKGESVCLVKPQFEAGRENLKKGVVRSKEVHTNVLNGVISFSREIGFSVKGLTFSPIKGPAGNVEFLLHLKNTEGEDEEVKPEEVVKRAWEALLEG; this is encoded by the coding sequence TTGAAAAAAAGGCTTGACGAACTTTTGGTTGAACGTGGCTTTTTTCATTCCCAAAGCCGAGCAAAGGCTGAAATATTAGAAGGAAACGTCATTGTGAACGGTCAATTGGCCGATAAGGCGGGAAAAAAAGTCAACGATGATGTTGAAATTCAATTGAAGAAAAAGAGTCCCTACGTGTCTCGGGGAGCTCACAAGTTGTTAAAAGCCATAGAAGAGTTCAAGATAGATTTGAAAGGAAAGACATGTGCTGATTTTGGTGCATCAACGGGCGGTTTTACGCAGGTTATGCTCGAAAATGGAGCTGAAAAAGTTTACTCCGTTGATGTGGGATACGGCCAGTTTTCATGGAAGTTAAGAAACGATCCACGTGTGGTGGTAATGGAAAGAACAAACGCGCGCTTTTTGAAAAAAGAGGATTTCAGCGATGAAATAGACTTTATAAGTTGTGATCTTTCGTTTATATCTTTAAGACTTATCTTGCCCGTTGTAAAAGATGTTCTCGTGAATAAAGGTGAAAGCGTTTGCCTTGTTAAACCGCAATTTGAAGCCGGACGCGAAAATTTGAAAAAGGGCGTGGTAAGATCAAAAGAAGTTCATACGAACGTGCTGAACGGCGTGATAAGCTTCTCGCGCGAAATTGGCTTTTCTGTAAAAGGGTTAACTTTTTCCCCTATAAAAGGACCTGCTGGAAATGTGGAATTCCTACTTCATCTTAAAAATACGGAAGGAGAAGATGAAGAGGTGAAGCCAGAAGAAGTTGTGAAACGCGCGTGGGAAGCGTTACTGGAGGGATGA